The following coding sequences lie in one Bos taurus isolate L1 Dominette 01449 registration number 42190680 breed Hereford chromosome 28, ARS-UCD2.0, whole genome shotgun sequence genomic window:
- the FAM25A gene encoding protein FAM25A isoform X1 gives MDCSLSGSSVHGIFQARVLEWIAISFSRGSSRPRNRTLVSRIAGRRFYRVSHQGSQEAAVNSRFLPGVSSRYGCSAFCHRSLNNSFHVVEEVVKEVIDHAKEAGEKAIADALKKAHESGDKVVKEVTETVTNTVTNAVTHAAEGLGRLGQ, from the exons atggactgtagcctatcaggctcctccgtccatgggattttccaggcaagagtgctggagtggattgccatttccttctccaggggatcttcccgacccaggaatcgaaccttggtctccaggattgcaggcagacgcttttaccgtgtgagccaccagggaagccaggaagctGCTGTGAA CTCACGCTTTCTGCCTGGAGTGTCTTCTAGATATGGCTGCAGTGCCTTCTGCCACAGGAGCCTGAATAATTCCT TTCATGTTGTGGAGGAAGTGGTGAAGGAGGTGATAGATCATGCCAAGGAGGCTGGAGAGAAAG CCATTGCTGATGCTTTAAAGAAGGCCCACGAGTCGGGGGACAAAGTGGTGAAGGAAGTCACTGAGACAGTGACCAACACAGTCACGAATGCGGTCACGCATGCAGCAGAAGGCCTGGGCAGGCTGGGACAGTGA
- the ADIRF gene encoding adipogenesis regulatory factor: MASKGLQDLKKQVEGAAQEAVTSAGTAVQQVVDQATEAGQKAMDQVAKTTQETIDQTANQASETFSGFGKKLGLLK, encoded by the exons ATGGCCAGCAAGGGCTTGCAGGACCTGAAGAAGCAAGTGGAGGGGGCGGCCCAGGAAGCGG TGACATCGGCCGGAACAGCGGTTCAGCAAGTGGTGGATCAGGCCACAGAAGCAGGGCAGAAAG cCATGGACCAGGTTGCCAAGACTACCCAGGAAACCATCGACCAGACTGCTAACCAGGCCTCTGAGACTTTCTCGGGTTTTGGGAAAAAACTTGGCCTCCTGAAATGA
- the FAM25A gene encoding protein FAM25A isoform X2 codes for MWEGLDSLSLCQRERSCPGARPGIRGIYKSRLVQAPASCSITTCCHTMLGGLGKLAAEGLAHRTEKATEEAVHVVEEVVKEVIDHAKEAGEKAIADALKKAHESGDKVVKEVTETVTNTVTNAVTHAAEGLGRLGQ; via the exons ATGTGGGAGGGCCTCGACTCCTTAAGCCTGTGTCAG CGTGAGCGCTCGTGTCCTGGCGCCCGGCCGGGCATCAGAGGCATCTATAAAAGCAGACTGGTCCAGGCCCCAGCATCCTGCTCGATTACTACCTGTTGCCACACAATGCTGGGAGGCCTGGGGAAGCTAGCTGCCGAGGGCCTGGCCCACCGCACGGAGAAGGCCACGGAGGAAGCTG TTCATGTTGTGGAGGAAGTGGTGAAGGAGGTGATAGATCATGCCAAGGAGGCTGGAGAGAAAG CCATTGCTGATGCTTTAAAGAAGGCCCACGAGTCGGGGGACAAAGTGGTGAAGGAAGTCACTGAGACAGTGACCAACACAGTCACGAATGCGGTCACGCATGCAGCAGAAGGCCTGGGCAGGCTGGGACAGTGA